In the genome of Yersinia enterocolitica, the window GCCACTAATCGTTCTCTTTATGCAGGGTTGGCTGGCTGCTGGCAGACTGGATCAAGTACACTGTCTGCCAGATAATTAAGAGGTCACCCATGGCACTAAAAGCAACCATCCATAAAGCTGCTGTTAACATTGCGGATATGGATCGTAATTTTTTTCAGGATGTTAACCTGACTATCGCGCAGCACCCCTCCGAAACTGACCAACGTATGATGCTGAGGTTACTCGCATGGATCTGCCATGCTGATGAGCGTTTGCAGTTTACTAAAGGTCTGAGCGCTGACGATGAGCCGGAGATTTGGCGTCATAATGACCATAACGGTATTGAATTGTGGGTTGAGCTGGGGTTACCAGAGGAGAAACGTCTGCGTAAAGCCTGTAATCAGTCACAGCAAGTGGTGCTGTATGCCTACAGTGAACGCGCCGCCAAGGTGTGGTGGCCACAAGCCCGAGATAAGTTATCCGGGCACCGTAATTTGCGGGTGCGCTTCTTGGGTGATGAACAGATGGCCAAGTTGGCGGCACTTGCGAATCGTAATATGTCGTTACAGGCTACGTTGCAAGAGGGAACTATTTGGTTGTCGGATGCTCAGAATAATCTGGAAATTAGTTTTGATGAATGGCAAGGCGACGGGCAATAAGCGTGCTGATTATATCTAATTATGTCAGTCTACCTGACAGTGAGATTGAGCTGACGGCGATCCGGGCGCAGGGCGCGGGGGGACAGCACGTCAATAAAACCTCAACTGCCATTCATTTGCGCTTTGACATTAAGGCATCAAGCCTGCCAGAGTACTATAAAGAAAGGTTATTATTGCTAAATAGCCATTTGATGACGGCAGAGGGTGTCGTTATCATCAAAGCGCAAGAATACCGCAGCCAAGATATGAACCGCGAAGCGGCATTGGCGCGGCTGGTGGCATTAATCCATCAGGCAATGGTGGTAGAAAAGGCTCGTCGGGCGACAAAACCGACCAAAGGCTCAAAAATAAGGCGAGTCGAGGGCAAAGTCCGCAAAGGTGCGACCAAAGCACTGCGCGGCAAAATACATCAGGAGTGATGCCATTATTTAGCCTGTGATTTATACATTGTGACTAATGTGGCTTCATTCCTTATATATCGGACACAGTATGGGAGAATGACTGTGAAAAAATTAACAATAACGCTATTTTTGGCAGTAGGTGCACTGTCATTATTAGGTTGCAACAATCGACATCAACCGGTTGAACAGGCTTTACAACCTATGCAGCAAAGCTATCAGGGCGTATTACCCTGCGCGGATTGCAGTGGTTTGGATACCTCACTGTTCCTTGATAGCGATGGGACTTTTATCCTGAAGGAAATTTATCGTGGCACTGCTCATGCTGGCGATAACAACGAGAGCGATCAAACCTTTGCTGAATACGGTCAGTGGGCGCGTACTGCTGATAAGTTGGTACTTACTAATGGGCAAGGGGAGAAACGCTACTTTCGGCCGGTAGGTAAAAATCTGGTGATGCTCGACCAACAAGGATTGGCGATTCAGTCAGCATTGAATTATCAGCTTACCCCGAGTGATCAGCCGTTACCCAAAACGCCGATGCCGTTGAGCGGTATGTATAAGTATTTTGCTGATGCTGCCGTATTTACCGATTGTGCTACCGGCCGAACCTTCCCAGTCGAGAATAATATTGCACTGGAAACCGGATATTTAAAAGCCCGTAAAAAGGTCGGTGAACCGGTATTTTTAACCCTTAATGGCCATTTTGATGTGCGGCCATCGATGGAAGAAGGGCAATCAGACAAAACGCTGATTCCGGCTGATAACATTAAGTTTAATGCCAGTAAGAGTTGCGGCAGTAAATAGAATCTATCCGTTGCTGCAATAAAAAGCCGCTGGTAGTGAGTTAACTATCCAGCGGCTCAGCGGTTTACTTAGGGTCAATTAGCGCTTGATTTGGCCCAGCAGGAACTCAATGATTTCGCTGGTTTTAATCATCTGCTTCTCACCAATACGGCGGTTTTTATATTCCACCTCTTCGCTGTCGAGATTGCGGTCACCAATCACGATATTGTGTGGCACGCCAATCAGCTCCATATCGGCAAACATCACGCCTGGGCGTTCTTTGCGGTCATCGAGAATCACGTCAATACCATGGGAACGCAGAGTGGCATACAGCTCTTCCGCCAACTCTTTCACGCGGAAAGATTTGTGCATATTCATTGGCAAAATGGCTACCTGGAACGGTGCAATCGCATCCGGCCAAATAATGCCACGGTCGTCATGATTCTGCTCAATGGCCGCTGCTACTACACGGGATACGCCAATACCGTAACAACCCATGGTCATCACTTGGTTACGGCCATCTTCGCCCTGAACCGTGGCTTTCATCGCTTCCGAGTATTTAGTGCCTAGCTGGAAGATATGACCGACTTCAATACCACGCTTGATAAGTAATGTGCCTTTGCCATCAGGGCTGATATCGCCTTCAACCACATTACGTAAATCGGCAATTTGTGGCAGCGGTAAGTCACGCTCCCAATTAATACCAAAGTAGTGTTTGCCGTCGATATTCGCGCCAGCACCAAAATCACTCATCGCTGCCACACTGCGGTCAATCACGATTGGCAACTGCAAATTAACCGGGCCTAATGAACCTGGACCTGCGCCAATCACTGCACGAATCTCTTCTTCGCTGGCAAAGGTCAGTGGTTTGGCGACTTGTAGCAGTTTCTCTGCTTTAATCTCATTGAGTTCATGATCACCGCGAACCAGCAACGCAACCAGCTTGTGACCACTCTCTTCGTGAGCATGCACCAATAAGGTTTTCACTGTTTTCACTATTGGAAGGTTGAACTGCTCGACCAATTCAGCGATGGTTTTTGCATTCGGGGTATCAATGATAC includes:
- a CDS encoding aminoacyl-tRNA hydrolase codes for the protein MLIISNYVSLPDSEIELTAIRAQGAGGQHVNKTSTAIHLRFDIKASSLPEYYKERLLLLNSHLMTAEGVVIIKAQEYRSQDMNREAALARLVALIHQAMVVEKARRATKPTKGSKIRRVEGKVRKGATKALRGKIHQE
- a CDS encoding copper homeostasis/adhesion lipoprotein NlpE, with the translated sequence MTVKKLTITLFLAVGALSLLGCNNRHQPVEQALQPMQQSYQGVLPCADCSGLDTSLFLDSDGTFILKEIYRGTAHAGDNNESDQTFAEYGQWARTADKLVLTNGQGEKRYFRPVGKNLVMLDQQGLAIQSALNYQLTPSDQPLPKTPMPLSGMYKYFADAAVFTDCATGRTFPVENNIALETGYLKARKKVGEPVFLTLNGHFDVRPSMEEGQSDKTLIPADNIKFNASKSCGSK
- the proS gene encoding proline--tRNA ligase; amino-acid sequence: MRTSQYLLSTLKETPADAEVISHQLMLRAGMIRKLASGLYTWLPTGVRVLKKVENIVREEMNNAGAIEVSMPVVQPADLWQESGRWEQYGPELLRFVDRGERPFVLGPTHEEVITDLIRGEINSYKQLPLNFFQIQTKFRDEVRPRFGVMRAREFLMKDAYSFHTTQESLQETYDAMYAAYSKIFSRMDLNFRAVLADTGSIGGSASHEFQVLAESGEDDIVFSTGSDYAANIEFAEAVAPGEPRASATEELRIIDTPNAKTIAELVEQFNLPIVKTVKTLLVHAHEESGHKLVALLVRGDHELNEIKAEKLLQVAKPLTFASEEEIRAVIGAGPGSLGPVNLQLPIVIDRSVAAMSDFGAGANIDGKHYFGINWERDLPLPQIADLRNVVEGDISPDGKGTLLIKRGIEVGHIFQLGTKYSEAMKATVQGEDGRNQVMTMGCYGIGVSRVVAAAIEQNHDDRGIIWPDAIAPFQVAILPMNMHKSFRVKELAEELYATLRSHGIDVILDDRKERPGVMFADMELIGVPHNIVIGDRNLDSEEVEYKNRRIGEKQMIKTSEIIEFLLGQIKR